The nucleotide sequence GGACTACCGCGATGACATCGCGGCCGTGCGCGCCGTGCGCGAGGCCGCCGGCGACACCATGCGTATCCTCGTGGACGCGAATCAGGGCTGGACCCTGTCGCCGCTGGGCGTGAAATGGGACTACGAAGCGGCGCTGGGTTTTTGCCGGGGCGTACAGGACTTTGACGTTTACTGGGTTGAGGAACCCTTGCACCGCTTCGATTTCGACGGTCTGGCGCGGTTGCGCCAGGCGGTGGATGTGCCTATTGCCGGTGGCGAGATGAACCAAGGGCTGCATGAGTTCAAGGTGCTGCTCGAAAAGGACTGCCTGGACGTGTATCAGCCGGATGCCACGCTCGCGGGCGGCGTGTCCGTGGCGCGGGAAGTGGCCCGCCTCGCGTTGCAGCGCGGCCGCAGCTTTTCGCCGCACACGTGGACGAACGGCATCGGCTTTGCCGTGAACCTGCACATTGCGGCGAGCTTGTCCGAGTGCCCGATGCTCGAATACCCCTGGGAACCGGAAAGCTGGTCGCCGGAAGTGCGCGATGCAATGCTGTCCACGCCGTTTCTCGCCGAAAACGGGGCGATACGCGTTCCCGAGGGGCCGGGATGGGGGATTACGCTCAATCCGGACGCAATGGAGCGTTACGCCAAGAAGCTGTGAGCCTCAAAGCCCACATCGGACACCCCAGAATCCCGGCGAAAGGCCGGGAATTCGAGAATATGGATGCTACAGGGTCCGCTTTGGGCGGGCGAGTCGAGCGTTTGGCAGTTCGAAGAGACGCTTGACGTGGTCGCTCAGTTCCTCCAGCGGGAAAGGCTTCTTGAGGAAATCGTCGAAGCCATAGTCGGCCAAATCGCGGATTTCATCTTCTTCGATAAAGCCGGAAATGCCGAGAATGCGCGTGTTGCGGGTTTCCGCGCGGCTCTTGACCCGTTCACAGACCATGCGCCCGTCCATGTCGCTCAGGTGGATGTCCAGGATGACCAACTGCGGGTTGTGCTCGACGACCATGGCGCCCGCGTCAAAGCCCGTCGACGCCGTCAGCACCTCGTAGTCCTCTTCCTTCGTCAGGACCGATGGAATAATGTCCAGATAGTAAGGGTCGTCGTCCACCACGAGGACGCGGCGTTCGCCCTGCTCCAGACGTTCGAGAGGAATGCCGTGGCTGAGCATGAACTTGCGGAGGCTTTCATAGGGAATGCGGCGGTCGCCGCCCGGGCCCAGGCGGTAGCCATCAATCTGGCCCAAGTCGAACCAGCGTGATACCGTATCCGCGGACACCCCGCAGATAGCCGCAACTTCCCCCGTCGTGAACACACGATTTTTCATATCGCCGTCATGCCTCCAGCCGAGCTAGGTGCGGATACGCGTTTTCGGGGTATACGGCTTATTCGGCCTCACTATACGCCGGCACTTGTCCGCTGTCAAACTGAGGATAATCCCAAGCGCAAAGCAAGAACAGTATGATGCGCCCGCGCGATGCAAGAAGAGGGCGTTCCCCGTACCCTGCTCGAGTCGAGGAACGCCCTTCCCAAATACGTCTGTCAGTCAAGTTCTCAGGAGTTGGCCCCGGCAATTACACCGATCAGCGCGCCCATGCTCGGCAGAACCGGCGCCGTCGCCTGCGTGTCCGTCGGCGGGTTATTCGTCGGACTTGGAATGTAGCGAATCCAGTCCACATGGCCGTCCAGGTAGAGCACATTGCAGCCGCCCGGCACGTGGTTGAAGTACTGAATCGCGCCTGAGCCCGCGAACAGGTCCATCATGATCCACACCGTGCTCTGCGCTTGCGCCGTCGCGGCCGGATTGTTGATGTCCGTGATAAGGAACCGTTCGATGCCTTCGCGAAGCCGATAGATGGTCTCGCCGCCGCCGTTGCCATAACCGACGGGCACCGTCACGTCATCGTCCGCGGCCTTCATCAGGGCGATGGCGAGCGGATTCGAGGTCGCGTACTCGCCTACCTTCGGCAGGAGGCCGTTCAGCGTATAGCCAAACTGGGCCGTCGCATACGCGTCCGGCGGGATCACGGCTTCGGGGATGAAGTTCAGGAGCAGGTTGACGTTCGTGAACGCCGAGACCGGCAGCGGGGGAAGGCCAGGAACGTTCATGCGGTCCAGCGTCCAGCCGATGTACGCATAGCTCGCGTCGATGTCGCCCGGGCTGTCAACAAACTCCGGCGTTCCATCGTCTTTGAACATGTCTTCAATGGATTCCTCGGCGTCCGACGGGCAAACTGCAATCGCCGGGTCGTTCAGGTATTCGGGGTAAATCGAATTGACCTGCGGGCCGGCAGCGATGTCAATCGCGTCGTCACCTGGGAAGTCCGGGTCGTTGGTGTCCGTCACCTGGAGATGGGGATACCGTTCGCCGGGGTCTTCGCCCGAGTACATCTTGAATACAAGGCCCCATTCCTTCAGGTTGTTCTGGCAGCTCGAGCGGCGAGCCGATTCGCGCGCGCGCGCCAGCGCCGGCAGCAGGATCGCGGCCAAGATACCGATAATCGCGATCACTACCAGCAGTTCGATCAGAGTGAAACCCTTGGTCCTACGCATTGCAGTTCTCCTTAGTCCGGTTAATAAGAGCCAATTAAGACAAAACACACCCACCATGAGTGTATTCGCCGAACACGATGCAGACCCGGTTCCGTCGGCCATGTCCCTGAGTGCCAAGACCTACAAAACCGCCGTTTACTGACCTGCAACGAATTACACGCATCCGTGCGCTGCCCGCATCCTGCTTAACCACCGTCTTCCCCGAAAGAAAGCCAAGGATTTCGGCTTTCTATAGATATTATACATCGAACCCGCGCCTGTTTTCAACTGATCTACCCGGCCAATACACCCCGCAAGGATTCTAACCTAATCTGGAACGGAAAGCAAATGTGCGCTGCAGTCTTGGGAACAGGCGGCGTCGAAGCCTCGTGCGCCCGGGTCTTCTTTGTCGTGTTGTGCGGCATGACAAGCCAATTGCGGGCGTATTTCGCCGAGAATCCGGAATTCCACATTGGCATGCATATAGATGCGGTATAAGGGTAATACAGTGCGCGTGGCGCCGTTTCGCAGGCGGGCCATGCCGGGCATGGGGGCTGCTGGCCTCCCGTCGCGGCTTCTGAAAGGACCGGTTTTGTATCACGGGGAATTCCTGGCAATCCCCGTACTTGCGGCCACGCTCATACGGCACTGGATGAGGTGTGACGGGCGGTCGCGGGCCGTAGACAAAAATATCCCCGGGCCCGTGGCCGGACCCGGGGACGTCAAAACAGGATTTGTGAACTCAGCTGCTCACGCCAGCGATGGCGCCGATAATTGACGCTGTCGACGGCATGACGGGCGCAGTCGCGCCTTCATCCTTGTTGATGTAGCGGATGAAGTCGACGTGGCCATCCAGGAACAGTACATTGCACCCGCCTGGAATGTGGTTGAAGAACTCGATTGCGCCCGTGTTGGCCACTTGGTCCATCATGATGAACACGGTGCTTTGCGCCTGGGCCGTCGCGGCCGGGTTATTGATGTCGGTGATCAGGAAACGCTCGATGCCTTCGCGCAGACGATAGATCGTCTTGCCGCCGCCGTTGCCGTATTGGGCGTACTGAGTCAGCAATTCGATGTCCTCGTCAATCTTGGCTTCGAGAGCGGCTGCCTGCGCGGCGCTTCCGCTGCTGATCAGCGGCGTGTAAAGGCCGCCCACCTTCTGGAACAGGGATTCTGCAGCGGCGCCCAGCTGCCAGTCGACCGGCACCGTAGTGTCAACCGAGCCGCCTCCCAGCGCACTGATGATAGTCTGCACGGCGGCGAATGTCGAAAACGGCGGGGCAGGCAGATACTTGCCCATCCGGTCCAAAGTATAGCCCAGATAGGCGTAACTGGCGTCGACGCGTTCCGGATTCAGGTGCAGAATGGGGTCGCCCGTGGTCTCATCGTAGAAATAATCCACCGTTTCGACGGCGTCTGACGGACACACGCCGATCGACGGGTCGTTCAAGTACTCGGGATAGATGCAGGCAACCTTCGGGCCCGCCGCAAGGGCGTCTTCGAAGCTGCCGGAGCCATAGGGATTCTCTTTCAAGGTCTGCAGCGGCGGCATCCGTTCGCCCGGATCCTCGTTCGAGTACATCTTGAAGACCAGACCCCATTCCTTCAGATTATTCTGGCAGCTCGAGCGGCGGGCGGACTCGCGTGCGCGCGCCAGCGCCGGCAGCAGGATGGCGGCCAGAATGCCGATAATTGCAATTACCACCAACAACTCAATCAGCGTAAATCCTTTTTTCTTCATCATTTCCTACTACTCCTCTTCAAGGTTCTTTGTCGTTTATCTGCGTTATCGATAACATGCCACAAGGAACACAACAAAAGGCCGTCTCCTTGACCTCTGCGTCACCAGAAACCCAATGGTCCCGTACGGGAAAAAAACTCTTCCTGGTGTCGACCAACGCTTCCAAGGGCACAGCCGATTTGCCTTCTCGAAATAAGCAGCCCCTGCACACCTTGCCTCGCCGCATCGCAGCAACGGCGGACACTCTTGCTGCTCCCGGTATGTCAACAATATAGCACGATAAACCGCCGCTGTCAATCGTTTTTTCCCGCACGAATGCCGCGTGGAACACGACAGGTTCCTTGTACGTCATACTTGATGAATGGCAGCCACATTCCCATAATTGAGGACCCCTGGAGCCGAGAGTGCCGTCCCGAGGTTATGCGTGACACCTGACCGGGTATTTGACCGGGGGGGGACTCTTCATGCCTCGCGCGCGCCGTGCCCCCTGAACGTATCCGGTCCAAGATTGCCGGAACTGCGCGGGCCAGCTCCAGCAGGGCGTGGGTATTTGCATGAAAACAACAAGGGGAGCACCCAACGGTGCTCCCCGGTTCTCCTGTTTGCCGGACCGCTTACGGAATCAGGTCCATGGCTTCGGTCAGCAGCACCGCCCAGCCCCGGCTGAACGGCGTATCACCCGGGTAACGGATGAAGTCCACGTGGCCGTCCATATAGAGGACATTTCCGCCACCCGGCACGTGGTTCATGAATTCGACCTTATACTGGATATCGTCCATGACGACGAAGACCGTGCTCTGAGCCTGCGCCTGTTGCGCCGGATTGTTGATGTCCGTGATGAGAAAGCGCTCGATCCCTTCGCGCAACCGGTAAACCGTGCCGCGGGTGCATGGCAGGTCTTGGTCAAACGCGTCGCCGCTGGGGGGCGAACCGTTCCGCCATTCGGTATCCATGTCATCCACGGCCTCATAGAAAGAGGCGAGGAAAACGGGGTCGATATCCGACAACAGCGCAAAGTTCTCGGCATTGACCCTGGTCGGATTCAGCAGCCAGAATCTGTCCAGAATCGCCCATGAGAAATAGTTGTAGGATTCGGCGTTGAACCGGCAGGGGTCGATTTGGGCGCGCTGGACGTCGCTGTCGACGTACCAGCCGCCGTTGGTCTGGGTGTTGGTTATGGCGTTGGGGTCCGATGGGCACAGCATGATCCACGGGTCATTCAAATACTCGGGATAAACAGACAACCCGTCGAAAATGAAGTCCGGCGAACCGCGCCGTTCACAGGCACCGCCGTCTCCGTTCTCCCACCGCTGAATGGTGGGGAAGCGTTCGCCGGGGTCTTCGTTCGAGTACATCTTGCAGACCAGCCCCATTTCCTTGAGGTTGTTCTGGCAGCTGGCGCGGCGCGCCGACTCGCGTGCGCGTGCCAGCGCGGGCAGCAAGATGGCCGCCAGAATGCCGATGATCGCGATGACGACCAGCAGCTCAATGAGAGTAAAACCACGTCGTCCTAGCATGATGATTCCTCCTGTGATGCAGGTTGAATGTTTACAGGCCGAAACGACACGGCGTGTCTCGCTTCATGCCTGTGGTTTGCGGAAACGGACTTCTCAACACCCAGCCTCAACTGCATACCCAAGTTTCCCTTTACAACTCATCCCTGTCATCCCCCGTCTCTTCACAGTAACAAACCATTATCTGTTCACAGTATACATCGTTTCGCCTGTTTTCGCCACGATTATTTTCTATGCTTTAAATAATAAAAACGTAAACACTGTTATAAAATTATAATTCCAATAAACCCAGTTTTTCTCTTTTCATAATTTGAATGACTGGGAGGCCGATTCCGGTCGCGGGGGCCGCGCACAACCATTGAGAAAAAGAGGACAAAATACTCCACATAAGGCAATAAAGGAAACGGGCGCATCCCGAGTTTGCGCGGGATGCGCCCGATGGAGTTCAGACGAAGGGGACTATTCGGGCGTTACGGCCGCTTTCAGTCCCGTGACCGGCGTGCCGTCGGGGTTACGCAGGCGGGCGCAAGCGCCCCAGTCGCCGCCCATCTGGAACACGGCGACCGTGAGGGTGTTCCAGCCGGCCTTGAGCTCCACGGGGACCTTGTCTTCGCCCGGCGTGAGCGCGCGTCCCACGTTTTGACCATGCACGAGCTCGCCGTTGAGCCAGACTTTGACGCCGTCGTTGCTGCCGAGTTCGAGCACAGCGGCCGACGCTGCGGGCGCGTTGACGCAGGTGCTCAGAAA is from Candidatus Hydrogenedentota bacterium and encodes:
- a CDS encoding response regulator produces the protein MKNRVFTTGEVAAICGVSADTVSRWFDLGQIDGYRLGPGGDRRIPYESLRKFMLSHGIPLERLEQGERRVLVVDDDPYYLDIIPSVLTKEEDYEVLTASTGFDAGAMVVEHNPQLVILDIHLSDMDGRMVCERVKSRAETRNTRILGISGFIEEDEIRDLADYGFDDFLKKPFPLEELSDHVKRLFELPNARLARPKRTL
- a CDS encoding DUF1559 domain-containing protein, producing MLGRRGFTLIELLVVIAIIGILAAILLPALARARESARRASCQNNLKEMGLVCKMYSNEDPGERFPTIQRWENGDGGACERRGSPDFIFDGLSVYPEYLNDPWIMLCPSDPNAITNTQTNGGWYVDSDVQRAQIDPCRFNAESYNYFSWAILDRFWLLNPTRVNAENFALLSDIDPVFLASFYEAVDDMDTEWRNGSPPSGDAFDQDLPCTRGTVYRLREGIERFLITDINNPAQQAQAQSTVFVVMDDIQYKVEFMNHVPGGGNVLYMDGHVDFIRYPGDTPFSRGWAVLLTEAMDLIP
- a CDS encoding DUF1559 domain-containing protein, translating into MMKKKGFTLIELLVVIAIIGILAAILLPALARARESARRSSCQNNLKEWGLVFKMYSNEDPGERMPPLQTLKENPYGSGSFEDALAAGPKVACIYPEYLNDPSIGVCPSDAVETVDYFYDETTGDPILHLNPERVDASYAYLGYTLDRMGKYLPAPPFSTFAAVQTIISALGGGSVDTTVPVDWQLGAAAESLFQKVGGLYTPLISSGSAAQAAALEAKIDEDIELLTQYAQYGNGGGKTIYRLREGIERFLITDINNPAATAQAQSTVFIMMDQVANTGAIEFFNHIPGGCNVLFLDGHVDFIRYINKDEGATAPVMPSTASIIGAIAGVSS
- a CDS encoding prepilin-type N-terminal cleavage/methylation domain-containing protein; translated protein: MRRTKGFTLIELLVVIAIIGILAAILLPALARARESARRSSCQNNLKEWGLVFKMYSGEDPGERYPHLQVTDTNDPDFPGDDAIDIAAGPQVNSIYPEYLNDPAIAVCPSDAEESIEDMFKDDGTPEFVDSPGDIDASYAYIGWTLDRMNVPGLPPLPVSAFTNVNLLLNFIPEAVIPPDAYATAQFGYTLNGLLPKVGEYATSNPLAIALMKAADDDVTVPVGYGNGGGETIYRLREGIERFLITDINNPAATAQAQSTVWIMMDLFAGSGAIQYFNHVPGGCNVLYLDGHVDWIRYIPSPTNNPPTDTQATAPVLPSMGALIGVIAGANS
- a CDS encoding mandelate racemase/muconate lactonizing enzyme family protein, yielding MAITGIETYFFEHPLARPFHPTWVPMHEQTANRCLILKLLTDDGLEGVAAASVFSEEQARVLKFIVQDTIGQFLVGADPNDVDLLAEVVRLYGFMIGGRPWLVEAALWDLVGKRAGQPLCQLWGGKRAELELYASTGELATAERAPERALAAREAGFKAIKLRAHHWDYRDDIAAVRAVREAAGDTMRILVDANQGWTLSPLGVKWDYEAALGFCRGVQDFDVYWVEEPLHRFDFDGLARLRQAVDVPIAGGEMNQGLHEFKVLLEKDCLDVYQPDATLAGGVSVAREVARLALQRGRSFSPHTWTNGIGFAVNLHIAASLSECPMLEYPWEPESWSPEVRDAMLSTPFLAENGAIRVPEGPGWGITLNPDAMERYAKKL